The DNA region ATCGGCGTCGACCTACGTCACCGGGCTCTCCGCGGGCGGAGCGATGACGGCGGTCATGCTCGCCACCTACCCCGACGTGTTCGCGGGCGGCGGCATCGTCGCGGGGATTCCCTACCGCTGCGCCACCACGGTGTCCGCGGCCTTCACCTGCATGAGCCGTGGAGTTGGGATGACCCCGGCGCAGTGGGGCGACAAGGTACGGGCGGCGTTCGCCCACACCGGCCCCAAGCCGAAGGTGTCGATCTGGCACGGGAGCGCCGACACGACCGTGAAGCCGGTCAACCGGGTCGAACTGGTCGACCAGTGGACCAACGTCCACGGCACCGACCAGAGCCTCGACGTCAGCGACACCATCGGCGGTTATCCCCACAAGGTCTACGGGTCGGTGGTGGAGAGCTACGAGATCACCGGGATGAACCACGGCCACCCGGTCGACCCCGGCACCGGACCCACCCAGTGCGGCACGACCGCGGCCTATGTCCTTGACGTGAACATGTGCTCGGCGTATCACATCGCCCGGTTCTGGGGCCTGGTCGGCGGCGTGGTCCCGACCTCGACCACGACCACTCCGCCGACCGGCGTCTGCCACACCGACCACAACTACGGCCACGTCGCCGCGGGCCGGGCCCACCACGCGGGCGGCTACACCTACGCCAACGGCTCGAACCAGGAAATGGGGCTGTACAACACCTTTGTGCGGCACACGCTGAAGGAGACCCCGCCTGGACACTTCGTCGTCGCCGACACCGGCTGCCCCTGACGGCTCACGCCAACGCGCAGGTCGTGGCTTCGTCCACTGAGGACGTGCGCGGGATCGTCGCCGAGCGCGGCGCTCCCCGCCCGTCGAGCCAGCCGTCCAACGCGGTGATGGCGGCGTGGAAGCACGGGGCGATGGGGCGCAGCCTGCCCGTGAAGGCGTCGGCGAAGCCGTCGACGTGGTTGCCGTCGACGACGCGGAAGTACCGGTGCGACGCGCCGCGGCCCTTGTCGGTGATCATGCGGGCGTAGGTGTCGGCGGTCTGGGAGATCGGCAGCAGCGCGTCCAGGGTGCCGTGCAGGGTGATCAGCGGCTTCCCGATTCGGCCGGTCAGCGAGATCCGCTCGACGGCGGTGTGCACCTTGCGCGGCCGGGAGAGGTAGTCGTAGTCGGTGTCGCAGGTCGGGGTTCCGCCTGCGCAGAAGGGGATCCCGGCCACGAGCGCGCCGTCGAAGTCAGGGTCGACCTCTTCGCGGTAGAGGCGCTGGGTCAGGTCCCAGTAGACGCGGTAGTGCAGGTCCCACAGGAACTCCGAGCCCGCGGCGAAACCGGCGTCGAGCATCCGCTGGTGGGCGGTCTGGTCACCGGCGCGGTAGGCCGGGTAGGCGGCCAGCGCGGGCGGCAGGAAGGTCAACAGGTTGGGGCCGCGCTCGGTCCACAGGGTGCCCTCCCAGTCCACGCCGCCGTCGTAGAGCCACGGCCGGTTCTCCAGCTGCCACCGCACCAGGTAGCCGCCGTTGGAGATGCCCGCCATCAACGTGCGCGCCGGGAACTGGCCGTACCGCTGCGCCACGACGATCTTCGCCGCGACGGTCAGCTGGGTCACCCGCGAGTTCCACTCGGCGACGGCGTCGCCGGGGCGGCGGCCGTCGGCGTGGAAGCCGAGCCCGGTGTTGCCCTTGTCGGTCGCGGCGAACGCGTAGCCCGCGGCGAGCACCTGGTCGGCGATGGCGCGGTCGTTGGCGTACTGGCGGCGGTTGCCCGGCGACCCTGACACCACCAGGCCGCCGTTCCACTCGTCGGGCAGCCGCACCACGAACTGCGCGTCGCTGTTCCACCCGTGGTGGGTGTTCGACGTCGAGGTGTCCGGGAAGTGCCCGTCCACCTGGATCCCGGGCACCGTCGCGACCCGCGGCAGACCGGCCGAGGTCAGGCCCGCCCAGTCGCCGGGCACGGTGTGCCCGGAGGCGGCGGTGCCGGTGGTGGTCACGTCATCGAGGCAGGAGACGACCTGCCGCGCGACGCCCGGCACCAGCAGCCGATCGAAGCCTGCGCAGTGCCCACTGTGGACGGTCGCGGCGGCGGGGGTGACCCCCACGGCCACCAGGCCGAGCACGGCCAGTGCGATACGGGTGAACACGGCAACCTCCACGTCGTCGGGGTCAGGAGATCAACCTAAGGACCGGCCCCGCCCGCCGATATGCCGCGCGGCCACACAGTCCGACCTGCTGGTGTAGTGCCCGCCACCGTGGCCAGATCGGTCCGCATCCGGGCTTGGTCGTGCCTACCGCCCGGGGCTCACGCTGGGCAGAGTCGAGCCGTGACCAAAGCGCTGATCGTCATCGACGTCCAGGAGTCCTTCCGCACCAGAGCGGAGTGGGCCGACAACTCCAACCCCGGCCTCATCGGCCAGGTCAACCGACTCGTCGACCTCACGCGGGCCGAGAACGGCCTGGTCGTGTGGGTCCTGCACAGCGAGCCGGGCAGCGGGGGCCCGTTCGACCCTGCCAGCGGCCACGTGCGGCTCATCGACGGTCTGTCGCCCGCGGAAGGCGAACCCGTGCTGACCAAGACCGCCCACAACGCCTTCACCACGACCAACCTCCAGCAGACACTGACGGTCCGCGGTGTCCAGGAGGTGCTGATCAGCGGCATCCGCACCGAACAGTGCTGCGAGACCACCGCCCGCGTCGGCTCCGACCTGGGCTTCGGCGTCACCTTCGTCACCGACGCGACCGCCACCACCCCACTGCGGCACTGGCGCACCGGCGCGGTGATGTCCACCAACGACATCATCGAGCGGACCGAGTCCGTGCTGGCGGGCCGGTTCGCCTCGATCGCGACGGTCGACGAACTGACCGGGAGTATCCTGACCGGATCGTGACCAGAGTCCTGTTCTTGCTGGTGCCGGGCGTGCACCTGCTCGATCTCGCCGGGCCCGCGCAGGTCTTCTCGAGTGCGCGGGATCTCGGGTATCCCTACGACCTGGCGTACGTGGCCGAGGCCGATCAAGTGCCGTCGACGCAGGGCCCGGTCCTCCAGGCCGACACGTCCCTGCCCGTCTTGACCGGCGACGACGTCGTGTTCGTCCCCGGCTGGCGGGCGGCGCCTGGACTCGGCTCCTCCGGTCCCCTCACCGATGTCACCCTCGCCTGGCTCCGCGCCCACCGTGGCACCGTCGCTTCGGTGTGCGCGGGCGCCGACGCCTTGGGCCGCGCGGGTCTGCTCGACGGACGTCGGTGCACCACCCACCACGACCTGCAAGAAGAGTTGGCTCACCGGTATCCGGAGGCGACCGTCGTGCGGGACGTCCTCTATGTCATCGACGGCCGGATCGTCACGTCGGCGGGCATCGCCAGTGGAATCGACCTGGCCCTCCATCTCGTCGCGACCTGGCACGGGCCCGCGATCGCGGCCCGAATCGCGCGCACGATGGTCGTCTATGCCCGCCGCAATGGCGACGAAAGCCAGTCGAGCGCGCTGTTGCGGTATAGGTCGCATGTGAACGACACGGTGCATCGGATTCAGGACCTCATTGAGGCTCGGATGTCCGACCAGCTGCCTCTGACTGAGCTGGCCCGGGTGGGGCGGTGCAGTCCGCGGACGGTCACTCGGTTGTTCGGCCGGGCTACGGGTATGACGCCGTTGCGCTATCAGCAGACCTTGCGCTTGGAGAGGGCCGAACACCTCATCGGCACCGGCGCCACGGTGGAATCCGCGGCTCGTGCTGTCGGGTTCGAGGACGCTCGCATGCTCCGTCGCCTCCGCTCCCGCGCTTAGCTGGGTTAACGATCACGCCAGGCGAGCGGCGAGATAGCGACCGCGGCCTCGGCGATCCGGCGGGCGGTCTCGGTCTTGAGTCCCTTGCGAGCGGAGTCGATCCACCCGTCGACCCGCTGGACACCGGTGTCGCGATACTCGACGGCCTGGAGAAGCATCTCCAGCTTGTCGGCGTCCTTCGCGCACTGGGCCTCGGCGGTCTCTTTGGCCTCGTACTCGTCGACTGCGGCGCGGATGACCTCGCGGGAACGATCGGGAAGATTCGCGGTCTGGTCGACGGTGATCCGCCGGGGATCGGGTTTGCTCAGGTAGTCGGCCGCGGTGTGTGGGAGATCCCCGGTCCGCGTCTCCTGCGTGTCGTGCCAAAGCGCGAGAAACGCCGCCCGTGCGGGGTCGGCACCTTCCTCGGCAGCGATCACGGCGGCGAGCTGAGCGACCCGCATTGTGTGCTCAGCGACCGATTCGGGATCACGCACTCCGACATGCCACCACCCGGCACGCCGGATGCGCTTAAGCACGCCCAGTTCGTAGCCGAAGGCAGCAAGAGCGGCGGCGTCTTCAGACACGTTTCCTCCTAGTCCCTTGCGATGCGCAACGCGTACAGAAGTCCAGCGACCTGAGTGCGCGCAGACCGGGTCAGTTCAGCACTGGAGTCCAACCTGTCCAACACCCCGGCAAGTCTTGCGCGAGTCGCGGGCCCTCGGTCGAGCAGCTCCGGACGTGAGGCGACCAGGGCGTGCAAGGTGTAGAGGTTCAGCGGCAGGTGAGGCGAGCACGGTTCAAGTCGGCTGACGAGATGTCGCAGCAGGCTCGCACCACTCCACAATCGCGTGTCGTTGGACGTCATGAACGCGTCAGTGGTCTGTTCCTCACTGAGTTCCCCGATCCAATGCGCCCAGTAGGTCAGGTTTGCGATCTCGGCTCGCCCACCGAACGTAGTGCCGACGAAGTCGTGGAGCTGAGTCCTGTCGCCGACCGAGGCGAGCGCTACCGATGCGGAGCGCGCTTCCAACAGAGCTGCGATGTCGCCATCCCTGACTGGTCTGCGCCCGGCTCGCTTCCATTCGTCTCGCAGCCAATCCGTGGTCTGCGGTCGGTGATCAAATCCGAGTAGATACACAGACTGCCTGCGCAGCAAGGCCTCACCTGCCTGGTTTCCTCGTTCGGCAACCGTCAGGAGGTGATCGAGAAATCTAGTCCGCGCCTCGGCTGTCAGGGCGGGATAGGTGGCCACCGGACCTCTTCGCGGGATCTTGGGCACGAACTCACACAAGTGCCGAGGCAGCTGCTGGGTGAACGGCCACGTGATCAAGTTGGTGATCGTCTGACGATGCACCCGGGCAGCCAGCGGATGCACTTCCGCGTCGATCCATGAGCTACCTGCCGAGACGCCGGTCGACAACACCTGGTCGGCCTCGATCGCCTCGCGGAGATGCCTGCCAGTCGACGCGGGTGCGCCAAGCCGGGACAGCCGAGCGCAAAGCCGGAGGAAGGCACCCGCACCCATGGCCGCTAGTGGACGTCGCCCGGATTCCCAGCCCTGAACGGTGGTCACATCCGCCGCGAGTGCCTCGGCCAGTTTCTCTTGAGTCAACCCCGCCGACTGCCTCGCCAGCTTGAACACGAACCCGGACACCGTTCCGATGGACTGTGAACCCCGCCCGCCGGTCAGTGTTGCCAGTCCGCTGTCCATAGAACGCTCCCGTCGCATGCCCAGCGCGGTGCCGCACTCGCACCAGCGGTCAGTTCTCCCGCCCGCTCCCTGATCGTAACTTGCTGTAGCAGGCCATGAGTCGCCTGTGATCAGGCGATGCGAAGGAGAGCCGGATGTCGGCGTTGCGCGGTCCCGTCGTTCCATACGTCACCACTTGGAGCGCGGAACAAACGCTGGTCAGCCACGTGGTGGAACACCCGAGTGGGATCGGTATCGCCTACGCGGACGAGATCCTCGGCGACCGGGACAGCAACGGCGTGCTCTGGCATCGAACGCCTTCGCTGCCTGGTCAGGGAAAGCCGGAGTTCGGCCTCGTCCACTCATCACGACAACGACGCGCGATGCGCAAATTCCTGTGCCAGGTTTGCGCGGGCCCAGCCACGCCAACCGACGACGGTGGCTTGTTGTGGCTGCTCAAAGATCACCGGCACGACTGGGCAGGCTGGCCCACAGGCATGGGCGTCACCGAGCCGCCCACCTGCCGGTCGTGCGCTCACTCCGCGGCGCAAAGCTGCCCTGCGCTACGCCAGGGATACGTGATGGTTCGCGTTCGACTCTCACTGGTATCCGGGGTGCACGGAGTCCGCTACCGACCAGGAAGACCTTTCCCAACGCCGATCGAAAGCACACTCGTTCGGTTCGACGATCCCGTCATCCATTGGACGCTGGCATCGAAACTGGTACGAGAGTTCGTCGAGTGCACAATCGAGGACATTCGATGACAGCCGCCCGCACTTGCGTGGTTGCGCCGCACCATCGGGTGAAACTGGGCGATCACGCTGTGCCCGGGGCCCCTACGACGGCCCCTGTGGGGAAAAAGCGGTGGCGGATAAGGCACCCCACACGCCAGGCAGCTTAGGGGCCGCCGTCCCCCCAGACACAGCGTGATCGCCCAGTTTCACCCGATGCTGCTCAGGCGGCGGGTGCGGTTTGGACGTGCAGCGGCGTCCTATGCGGGAATTGTGGGTCCGTGCGGTTTAACGTGCAGCGGCGTCCTATTCGGACACGTGGTTCAACATTCGTTCCCTGCGCCTGCCTGCCCCTGGACAGCACTGTGGCCGGACACGTAATCGTGTCCGGCCACAGTTGGCAGTGCTAGATCAGACCAGCGCGCTCGCCGAGCCGCCTGCCGCGTTCAGCTTCTCGACCGCGGAGGACGAGAACTTGTCGGCGGTGACGTCCAGCTTGACGCCGTTCAGGTCGCCGTTGCCGAGGACCTTGACCAGGGTGTTCTTGCGGACCAGCCCGGCCGAGACGAGGTCGGCGATGCCGACCGTGCCGCCGTCGGGGAACGCCACGGCGACGTCGCCGACGTTGACGACCTGGTACTCGACGCGGAAGCGGTTCTTGAAGCCCTTGAGCTTCGGGAGCCGCATCTGGATCGGCATCTGGCCACCCTCGAAGCGCGCGGGGACGTTCTTGCGCGCCTTGGTGCCCTTGGTACCGCGACCAGCGGTCTTGCCCTTGGAGCCCTCA from Alloactinosynnema sp. L-07 includes:
- a CDS encoding isochorismatase family protein, translating into MTKALIVIDVQESFRTRAEWADNSNPGLIGQVNRLVDLTRAENGLVVWVLHSEPGSGGPFDPASGHVRLIDGLSPAEGEPVLTKTAHNAFTTTNLQQTLTVRGVQEVLISGIRTEQCCETTARVGSDLGFGVTFVTDATATTPLRHWRTGAVMSTNDIIERTESVLAGRFASIATVDELTGSILTGS
- a CDS encoding GlxA family transcriptional regulator, whose translation is MTRVLFLLVPGVHLLDLAGPAQVFSSARDLGYPYDLAYVAEADQVPSTQGPVLQADTSLPVLTGDDVVFVPGWRAAPGLGSSGPLTDVTLAWLRAHRGTVASVCAGADALGRAGLLDGRRCTTHHDLQEELAHRYPEATVVRDVLYVIDGRIVTSAGIASGIDLALHLVATWHGPAIAARIARTMVVYARRNGDESQSSALLRYRSHVNDTVHRIQDLIEARMSDQLPLTELARVGRCSPRTVTRLFGRATGMTPLRYQQTLRLERAEHLIGTGATVESAARAVGFEDARMLRRLRSRA
- a CDS encoding 3-hydroxybutyrate oligomer hydrolase family protein, which produces MFTRIALAVLGLVAVGVTPAAATVHSGHCAGFDRLLVPGVARQVVSCLDDVTTTGTAASGHTVPGDWAGLTSAGLPRVATVPGIQVDGHFPDTSTSNTHHGWNSDAQFVVRLPDEWNGGLVVSGSPGNRRQYANDRAIADQVLAAGYAFAATDKGNTGLGFHADGRRPGDAVAEWNSRVTQLTVAAKIVVAQRYGQFPARTLMAGISNGGYLVRWQLENRPWLYDGGVDWEGTLWTERGPNLLTFLPPALAAYPAYRAGDQTAHQRMLDAGFAAGSEFLWDLHYRVYWDLTQRLYREEVDPDFDGALVAGIPFCAGGTPTCDTDYDYLSRPRKVHTAVERISLTGRIGKPLITLHGTLDALLPISQTADTYARMITDKGRGASHRYFRVVDGNHVDGFADAFTGRLRPIAPCFHAAITALDGWLDGRGAPRSATIPRTSSVDEATTCALA
- a CDS encoding PHB depolymerase family esterase; the encoded protein is MPRSRLFDALLAVLTLLVAMVATERPARAAAIEEVTGFGSNPGDLRMFRYVPTGLPTGRPLVVVMHGCTQDAAGYGSNSGWTRLADAHGFALTLPQQKQANNANSCFNWFETADTARGSGEALSIKQMVDRMRADMGSASTYVTGLSAGGAMTAVMLATYPDVFAGGGIVAGIPYRCATTVSAAFTCMSRGVGMTPAQWGDKVRAAFAHTGPKPKVSIWHGSADTTVKPVNRVELVDQWTNVHGTDQSLDVSDTIGGYPHKVYGSVVESYEITGMNHGHPVDPGTGPTQCGTTAAYVLDVNMCSAYHIARFWGLVGGVVPTSTTTTPPTGVCHTDHNYGHVAAGRAHHAGGYTYANGSNQEMGLYNTFVRHTLKETPPGHFVVADTGCP
- the rplO gene encoding 50S ribosomal protein L15; the protein is MMAIKIHHLRPAPGAKSDKIRVGRGEGSKGKTAGRGTKGTKARKNVPARFEGGQMPIQMRLPKLKGFKNRFRVEYQVVNVGDVAVAFPDGGTVGIADLVSAGLVRKNTLVKVLGNGDLNGVKLDVTADKFSSSAVEKLNAAGGSASALV
- a CDS encoding HD family hydrolase; this encodes MSEDAAALAAFGYELGVLKRIRRAGWWHVGVRDPESVAEHTMRVAQLAAVIAAEEGADPARAAFLALWHDTQETRTGDLPHTAADYLSKPDPRRITVDQTANLPDRSREVIRAAVDEYEAKETAEAQCAKDADKLEMLLQAVEYRDTGVQRVDGWIDSARKGLKTETARRIAEAAVAISPLAWRDR
- a CDS encoding transcriptional regulator, producing MDSGLATLTGGRGSQSIGTVSGFVFKLARQSAGLTQEKLAEALAADVTTVQGWESGRRPLAAMGAGAFLRLCARLSRLGAPASTGRHLREAIEADQVLSTGVSAGSSWIDAEVHPLAARVHRQTITNLITWPFTQQLPRHLCEFVPKIPRRGPVATYPALTAEARTRFLDHLLTVAERGNQAGEALLRRQSVYLLGFDHRPQTTDWLRDEWKRAGRRPVRDGDIAALLEARSASVALASVGDRTQLHDFVGTTFGGRAEIANLTYWAHWIGELSEEQTTDAFMTSNDTRLWSGASLLRHLVSRLEPCSPHLPLNLYTLHALVASRPELLDRGPATRARLAGVLDRLDSSAELTRSARTQVAGLLYALRIARD